The proteins below come from a single Triticum aestivum cultivar Chinese Spring chromosome 5D, IWGSC CS RefSeq v2.1, whole genome shotgun sequence genomic window:
- the LOC123124546 gene encoding protein GL2-INTERACTING REPRESSOR 2, producing MDRSNGNGGVRNGGRLELQLNLSPPVGMEVDGHDDSGSSSPSSCVSSDGSPGSKSPMVIGACTRCLMYCMVAKKDYPTCINCKQPCLVDLLQNGGAGAGASGDGDKKRGKRK from the coding sequence ATGGACCGCAGCAATGGCAACGGCGGCGTGAGGAACGGCGGGAGGCTGGAGCTGCAGCTGAACCTGTCGCCGCCGGTGGGGATGGAGGTGGACGGCCATGACGACAGCGGGTCGTCGTCGCCGAGCTCCTGCGTGTCGTCAGACGGCAGCCCTGGTAGCAAGTCGCCGATGGTGATCGGGGCCTGCACCCGGTGCCTCATGTACTGCATGGTGGCCAAGAAGGATTACCCCACCTGCATCAACTGCAAGCAGCCCTGCCTCGTGGACCTGCTCCAGaacggcggcgccggcgcgggcgcCTCCGGGGACGGCGACAAGAAGCGCGGCAAGCGCAAGTGA